The Nitrosomonas sp. sh817 genome includes a window with the following:
- a CDS encoding surface-adhesin E family protein, translating into MKKILLALAFAFISTEALAQWTLIGETADKGGYTIYADLASIRKASNRVKMWILLDYKIEQRTLGATYLSEKIRREFDCEEEQMRTLAFSYFSWNMEKGDLVRSYSQPQKWEKIQDQSMDEKEWRIACGQQQ; encoded by the coding sequence ATGAAAAAAATATTACTCGCGCTAGCATTCGCTTTTATCAGCACCGAAGCACTCGCACAGTGGACTCTTATCGGCGAAACCGCCGATAAAGGCGGCTATACGATCTACGCCGATCTTGCTTCCATCCGGAAAGCAAGCAATCGAGTGAAAATGTGGATTTTACTCGATTACAAAATTGAACAAAGAACCTTGGGAGCCACTTACCTATCAGAAAAAATCCGGCGTGAATTTGATTGCGAGGAAGAACAAATGAGAACTCTCGCTTTTTCATATTTCAGCTGGAACATGGAAAAAGGCGATCTTGTTCGATCCTATAGCCAACCGCAGAAGTGGGAGAAGATTCAAGATCAAAGTATGGATGAGAAAGAATGGCGGATAGCATGCGGTCAACAACAATAA
- the pyrC gene encoding dihydroorotase: MLTSITITRPDDWHLHLRDGEQMRAVLPHTARQFARAIVMPNLRPPVVSVAQASAYRQRILSALPAALKNQFEPLMTLYLTDNTPVAEIVRAKESGVVHAVKLYPAGATTNSDAGVTDIMKCYAVLEMMEAQDLPLLLHGEVTDSAVDVFDREKVFIDRVLLPLTQRFPHLRMVFEHVTTRDAVQFVKESSHPIAATITAHHLLLNRNAIFQGGIRPHHYCLPVLKREIHRKALLDAAISGNPKFFLGTDSAPHSLSSKENACGCAGIYTAHAAIEFYATAFEQAGALDRLEPFASFHGADFYRLPRNQGTITLNKETWTVPQHFDFADERLIPLYAGNALTWKMAS; the protein is encoded by the coding sequence ATCTTGACTAGCATTACCATTACCCGGCCTGACGATTGGCACTTGCACTTGCGCGATGGTGAACAAATGCGTGCGGTATTGCCGCATACCGCAAGACAATTCGCCCGCGCCATTGTCATGCCCAACTTACGCCCGCCGGTAGTTTCAGTTGCTCAGGCTTCGGCGTACCGGCAGCGCATACTGTCGGCATTGCCCGCTGCACTAAAAAACCAGTTTGAACCTTTGATGACGTTGTATTTGACCGATAACACCCCGGTTGCGGAGATTGTCCGGGCAAAGGAAAGCGGCGTGGTGCATGCGGTGAAATTATATCCGGCTGGCGCAACGACGAATTCGGATGCCGGAGTGACCGATATCATGAAGTGCTATGCGGTGCTGGAGATGATGGAAGCGCAGGATTTGCCGCTGCTGCTGCACGGTGAAGTGACCGATTCCGCTGTCGATGTGTTCGATAGAGAGAAAGTTTTTATCGATCGGGTATTGCTGCCGCTGACACAACGGTTTCCTCATTTACGCATGGTCTTCGAACATGTCACTACGCGCGACGCAGTTCAGTTTGTTAAAGAATCATCGCATCCGATTGCGGCCACGATTACCGCGCATCATCTGTTATTGAATCGTAATGCGATTTTTCAGGGTGGAATTCGTCCGCACCATTATTGCCTGCCGGTATTGAAACGTGAGATTCACCGCAAGGCTCTGCTGGATGCGGCTATAAGCGGCAATCCCAAGTTTTTTCTGGGCACCGATAGCGCGCCGCATTCGCTGTCGAGTAAAGAAAATGCTTGTGGTTGTGCTGGGATTTATACCGCGCATGCTGCAATCGAGTTTTATGCAACGGCATTTGAGCAAGCCGGCGCTTTAGATAGACTGGAGCCTTTTGCCAGTTTCCACGGAGCTGATTTTTACCGGTTGCCGCGCAATCAGGGGACTATCACACTGAATAAAGAGACCTGGACAGTTCCGCAGCATTTTGACTTTGCGGACGAGCGATTAATACCGCTTTATGCCGGCAACGCGTTGACCTGGAAAATGGCATCGTAA
- a CDS encoding RimK family protein translates to MSNLIVVSNVQHWPLKIPDVSVISAKEYLTDPAYGGHLRARVYNLCKSYHYQSIGYYVSLLAEARGHKPLPQVNAIEDIQSPGLVKLLTENLDELVQKSLAPIKSEHFDLSIYFGRNIAKHYDPLSRELFNLVRAPLLRAYFDRHGEEWRMRSLKAIAASDIPPQHQDFVVQAATDYFSKRKPWLHPLIAPRYDLAILHDPSDPEPPSNAKAMKHFEKAAGELGMHVELITRSDMSRLAEFDALFIRDTTFVNHYTYRFSRHAAAEGLTVIDDPNSILKCNNKVYLAELLTRHQIPIPRTVLVHKDNLEHIIPALALPCVLKQPDSSFSLGVVKVASETELRQKVKVLLEKSELIVAQEYLPTAFDWRVGILDRKPLFVCKYFMAPGHWQIIKHGEQAQDYVEGMTQAVALQEAPAKVVKTALKAANLIGDGFYGVDLKQVGRHCYIIEINDNPNVDAGNEDGILKETLYQQIMAVFLRRIEERKQGNRR, encoded by the coding sequence ATGAGCAACTTGATTGTCGTCAGCAACGTGCAGCACTGGCCATTGAAGATTCCCGATGTGTCGGTGATTTCGGCCAAGGAGTATCTGACCGATCCGGCATACGGCGGGCACCTCCGCGCGCGCGTCTATAATCTGTGCAAATCGTACCATTATCAAAGCATCGGTTATTACGTCTCGCTGCTTGCCGAGGCGCGAGGGCACAAGCCGTTGCCGCAAGTCAATGCGATCGAGGATATTCAGTCGCCGGGTCTGGTGAAACTGTTAACCGAAAATCTCGATGAGCTGGTGCAAAAATCGCTGGCGCCGATCAAATCGGAGCATTTTGATCTCAGCATTTATTTCGGGCGTAATATCGCGAAACACTACGATCCGCTCAGCCGGGAATTATTCAATCTGGTGCGCGCGCCGTTATTGCGCGCTTATTTCGACCGGCACGGCGAGGAATGGCGTATGCGCAGCCTCAAGGCGATTGCCGCCAGCGATATTCCGCCGCAGCATCAGGATTTTGTAGTACAGGCGGCGACCGATTATTTCTCCAAGCGTAAGCCGTGGTTGCATCCATTGATTGCGCCCCGCTACGATCTGGCGATCTTGCACGATCCGAGCGATCCGGAACCGCCATCCAACGCCAAGGCGATGAAGCATTTCGAGAAAGCCGCCGGGGAGCTGGGTATGCACGTGGAATTGATCACACGCTCGGATATGAGCCGTTTGGCGGAATTCGATGCACTGTTCATCCGCGATACCACTTTTGTCAATCATTACACGTATCGCTTCTCCCGCCACGCCGCGGCGGAAGGATTGACAGTGATCGACGATCCGAATTCGATTCTGAAGTGTAACAACAAGGTTTATCTGGCTGAATTACTGACCCGTCACCAGATTCCGATTCCAAGAACCGTCCTGGTGCACAAAGATAATCTGGAGCACATCATTCCGGCGCTGGCCTTGCCGTGTGTGCTGAAACAACCCGATAGCTCATTTTCGCTCGGTGTTGTCAAAGTTGCCTCGGAAACGGAATTGCGGCAAAAGGTTAAAGTGCTTCTGGAAAAATCGGAGTTGATCGTGGCGCAGGAATATTTGCCGACTGCATTCGATTGGCGGGTTGGTATCCTGGATCGCAAACCGTTATTCGTGTGCAAATATTTTATGGCGCCCGGCCATTGGCAAATCATCAAGCATGGCGAGCAAGCGCAGGATTATGTCGAAGGCATGACGCAAGCGGTTGCGTTGCAAGAGGCGCCTGCAAAAGTAGTTAAAACCGCGTTGAAAGCGGCCAATCTGATCGGTGATGGTTTTTATGGCGTCGATCTGAAGCAAGTAGGGCGGCATTGCTACATCATCGAGATCAACGATAATCCGAATGTCGATGCTGGTAATGAAGACGGCATTCTAAAAGAAACGTTGTATCAGCAAATCATGGCGGTATTTTTGCGCCGCATCGAAGAACGCAAACAAGGAAACCGGCGGTGA
- the msrA gene encoding peptide-methionine (S)-S-oxide reductase MsrA, whose translation MKKTIAAIAGLLCALTAFAMEKNVTPTNQTNTIKTDYIVLGMGCFWGAEKRMSEIPGVLDVESGYAGGDIPGVGYQQILNHERMLLAGRTTARNHAEVIKVTFDPAQVALETVLAKFWENHNPTQGDRQGNDVGSNYRSAIYYHDETQKALALLTQKTYQQVLSAAGYGAITTEVLPLRNYITAEEYHQDYLQKNPNGYCGLGGTGVKYPASSGQTIQSAALNPELMKPLDGKDLNFAQQLVIFEAEHCEYCKLFDQEVLDNWQAEVPVVATMNINPPTGWALEKPLFATPTIVLFRNGKEVARYTGYNGEKTNFWKWLGFQLLTPEQQKIAFEQGTEPPFTASNLDEKRPGKFVDPITGAPLFLSQAKFNSGTGWPSFFDPIEGSVTFHDDDSHGMQRIEVRSASSGIHLGHVFDDGPPPSYKRYCINGNVLKFIPD comes from the coding sequence ATGAAAAAGACTATTGCGGCAATCGCCGGTTTATTATGTGCTCTGACAGCCTTTGCAATGGAGAAAAACGTGACGCCCACCAATCAAACTAACACTATCAAAACCGATTACATCGTCCTCGGTATGGGGTGTTTTTGGGGCGCGGAAAAACGCATGAGCGAGATTCCGGGGGTGCTTGATGTCGAGAGCGGCTATGCTGGCGGGGATATTCCCGGCGTGGGGTATCAGCAGATTCTGAATCATGAGCGGATGTTGCTGGCGGGCCGGACTACGGCGCGCAATCATGCCGAGGTGATCAAGGTGACTTTCGATCCTGCGCAAGTAGCATTGGAAACAGTGCTGGCGAAGTTCTGGGAGAATCACAATCCGACTCAAGGCGACCGCCAGGGCAACGATGTCGGCAGCAATTACCGCAGCGCGATTTATTATCACGATGAAACGCAGAAAGCGCTGGCGCTATTAACACAGAAAACATACCAGCAAGTGCTTAGTGCCGCCGGATACGGTGCAATCACGACTGAAGTCCTGCCTTTGAGGAATTACATCACCGCCGAGGAATACCATCAGGATTACTTGCAGAAAAACCCGAACGGTTATTGCGGCCTGGGCGGCACGGGCGTGAAATACCCGGCATCCAGCGGGCAAACGATACAAAGCGCCGCCTTGAATCCCGAATTGATGAAACCGCTGGACGGCAAAGATTTAAATTTTGCACAGCAACTGGTGATTTTCGAGGCGGAACATTGCGAATACTGCAAGCTGTTCGATCAGGAAGTGCTCGACAACTGGCAAGCGGAAGTACCGGTGGTGGCGACCATGAATATCAATCCGCCGACCGGATGGGCGCTGGAAAAACCGCTATTTGCGACACCGACCATCGTACTGTTCAGGAATGGCAAGGAAGTTGCCCGTTACACCGGTTATAACGGGGAGAAAACCAACTTCTGGAAATGGCTGGGATTTCAGCTATTGACACCGGAACAGCAGAAAATCGCGTTCGAGCAAGGCACCGAACCACCGTTCACCGCATCGAATCTGGACGAAAAACGCCCCGGAAAATTTGTCGACCCGATCACCGGGGCGCCGCTCTTTCTCAGTCAAGCGAAGTTTAACAGCGGTACCGGCTGGCCCAGCTTCTTCGATCCCATCGAAGGCTCGGTAACGTTTCATGACGACGATTCACACGGCATGCAGCGCATCGAAGTACGCAGTGCCAGTTCCGGCATCCACCTCGGCCATGTGTTCGACGACGGCCCGCCGCCAAGCTACAAGCGTTACTGCATCAACGGTAATGTGTTGAAATTTATTCCGGATTGA
- a CDS encoding N-formylglutamate amidohydrolase — MIDPIAPICVIVSCEHGGNRISPAYQSFFQGHEALLASHRGYDPGALLMAKAIARQFGAPLFAATTSRLLIDLNRSVGHPQLFSEITRNLPATAKQQILARYYRPYRERVETAIADAIQQGRRVFHLSSHSFTPQLHGKVRKADIGLLYDPASEWELSLCRRWQRSLRQELPGLTIRRNYPYTGTADGFTAYLRHRFASDRYAGIELEVNQKYFLDDRRKWRSLRRIIAATLSKIF; from the coding sequence ATGATCGATCCAATTGCACCGATTTGCGTGATCGTCAGCTGCGAACACGGCGGCAACCGGATTTCTCCGGCTTATCAATCGTTTTTCCAAGGGCATGAGGCGCTGCTTGCCAGCCACCGCGGCTACGATCCCGGCGCGTTGCTGATGGCGAAAGCAATCGCCAGGCAATTCGGCGCGCCGCTGTTTGCGGCGACCACCAGCCGATTGTTGATCGATCTCAACCGATCGGTAGGTCATCCGCAGTTGTTCTCGGAAATCACGCGGAATCTACCGGCAACTGCCAAGCAGCAAATCCTGGCACGCTATTACCGGCCGTACCGCGAGCGTGTCGAAACGGCGATTGCGGATGCGATTCAGCAAGGCCGGCGCGTGTTTCATCTGTCGTCGCACAGTTTTACGCCGCAACTGCACGGCAAAGTGCGGAAAGCTGACATCGGCCTGTTGTACGATCCCGCCAGCGAGTGGGAGTTATCGCTTTGCCGCCGTTGGCAGCGAAGTTTGAGACAAGAATTGCCTGGTTTGACGATACGCCGCAATTACCCCTACACCGGAACGGCAGACGGCTTCACCGCTTACCTGCGCCACCGGTTTGCGAGCGACCGGTATGCGGGAATAGAGCTGGAAGTCAATCAAAAGTATTTCCTCGATGACCGGAGAAAATGGCGGAGTTTGCGCCGTATAATTGCTGCAACGCTTTCCAAGATTTTTTGA
- a CDS encoding C39 family peptidase — protein MLRSVHHLPIKILPQPDETTCGPTCLHAVYSYWGRNEPLNDIIARTRKLESGSGTFDVFLACDALRSGFQATIYTYNLMVFDPVWFAAGVDIAQRLRQQAAAKSDRRLRYVTEGYLEFLSLGGRLRLLDLSHALIHGLLRRGVPVLTGLSSTFLYRVAREHGPDDTPDDIRGVPAGHFVIITGYDRNKRTLLVADPYGAQQEYWCNIDRVINAILLGIVTYDSNLLVIHSPQTAKQPSGLELP, from the coding sequence ATGCTGAGATCCGTTCATCATTTGCCGATCAAGATTCTGCCGCAGCCGGATGAAACGACTTGCGGCCCGACTTGTCTGCACGCCGTCTATAGCTACTGGGGCAGAAACGAGCCGCTGAACGATATCATTGCCCGCACGCGCAAGCTGGAAAGCGGTTCCGGCACGTTTGACGTGTTTCTGGCGTGCGATGCGCTGCGCAGCGGTTTTCAGGCGACCATTTATACCTACAATCTGATGGTGTTCGATCCGGTCTGGTTTGCCGCCGGTGTCGATATCGCGCAACGGTTGCGGCAGCAAGCGGCGGCCAAGTCCGACCGCCGCTTGCGCTATGTCACCGAAGGCTATCTGGAGTTTCTGAGCCTTGGCGGACGGTTGCGGTTGCTGGATTTGTCGCATGCGCTGATTCACGGACTGCTGCGGCGCGGCGTCCCGGTATTGACCGGACTGAGCTCGACTTTTTTGTACCGGGTGGCGCGTGAACATGGCCCGGATGATACGCCGGATGATATCCGCGGAGTGCCTGCCGGTCATTTTGTGATCATTACCGGTTATGACCGCAACAAGCGCACGCTGCTGGTTGCCGATCCGTATGGCGCACAACAGGAATATTGGTGCAATATCGACCGGGTGATCAACGCCATTTTGCTCGGTATCGTGACGTATGACTCTAACTTGCTGGTGATTCATTCGCCGCAAACTGCCAAGCAACCATCCGGTTTGGAATTGCCATGA
- a CDS encoding glutamate-cysteine ligase family protein: MKSAIPAFSGFGIELEYMIVDRDTLAVLPIADRLLQVLAGRQVSEVECGRLAWSNELALHVIELKNTDPEADLESLPALFQSEVSRINGLLETMNARLMPTAMHPWMNPRIETRLWPHDHAEIYRSYDRIFDCKRHGWSNLQSMHLNLPFAGDTEFARLHAAIRLILPILPALAASSPIAEGRFSGFLDFRMENYRTHQMTIPSTMGQVIPDTILDSESYRQQILLPMYREIEAYDPDGVLQQEWLNVRAAVARFVRHAIEIRIIDVQECPYANLAIAEIVIHVVRALYQQETASLTEQQVFGTDRLVTILHSCIEQADQAIIADHGYLSLLGFPSAQCTAGELWQHLFTSLLPLQVQQSSVWREVFTVLLQQGPLARRILRAAGQDFSREHLAAVYRALCDCLEEGRLFSGAQEIA; this comes from the coding sequence GTGAAATCGGCAATTCCGGCATTTTCCGGTTTTGGTATCGAGCTCGAATACATGATCGTCGACCGCGATACCTTGGCAGTATTGCCGATTGCCGACCGGTTGTTGCAGGTTTTGGCTGGACGCCAGGTATCCGAAGTTGAATGCGGCCGGTTGGCTTGGTCGAATGAATTGGCGTTGCACGTCATCGAGTTGAAAAATACCGACCCGGAAGCCGATCTCGAATCGTTACCGGCGCTTTTTCAAAGCGAGGTGTCCCGGATCAACGGTTTGCTCGAAACCATGAATGCGCGCTTGATGCCTACTGCGATGCATCCGTGGATGAATCCGCGTATCGAAACTCGCTTGTGGCCGCACGATCATGCTGAGATTTATCGCAGTTACGACCGGATTTTCGATTGCAAACGCCATGGCTGGTCCAATCTTCAGAGTATGCACCTGAATCTGCCGTTTGCCGGGGATACTGAATTTGCCCGGCTGCACGCTGCGATTAGGCTGATCTTGCCGATCCTGCCAGCGTTGGCCGCCAGTTCACCCATCGCCGAAGGCCGCTTCAGCGGTTTTCTGGATTTCCGCATGGAAAATTACCGTACGCATCAAATGACGATTCCATCGACGATGGGGCAGGTGATTCCGGACACGATCCTTGACAGCGAGTCGTATCGGCAGCAAATTCTGTTGCCGATGTACCGGGAGATTGAAGCGTACGATCCGGATGGCGTGTTGCAGCAAGAGTGGCTCAATGTGCGTGCGGCAGTGGCGCGCTTTGTCCGCCATGCGATCGAGATCCGCATCATTGATGTGCAAGAATGCCCTTACGCCAATCTGGCCATTGCCGAGATTGTGATCCACGTCGTGCGTGCGCTGTACCAGCAAGAAACCGCGTCACTGACTGAGCAACAAGTGTTCGGAACCGATCGTCTGGTAACGATTTTGCACAGTTGTATCGAGCAAGCGGATCAAGCAATCATCGCCGACCACGGTTATTTGTCATTGCTGGGATTTCCATCGGCGCAATGCACGGCAGGCGAACTATGGCAGCACTTGTTTACATCGCTGCTGCCGCTGCAAGTTCAGCAATCCAGTGTTTGGCGAGAAGTGTTTACTGTGTTGTTGCAGCAAGGTCCGCTGGCACGGCGGATTTTGCGCGCAGCCGGACAGGATTTTAGCCGTGAGCATTTGGCCGCAGTGTATCGCGCGTTGTGCGATTGCTTGGAGGAAGGAAGATTGTTCTCCGGCGCCCAAGAAATTGCATGA
- a CDS encoding AI-2E family transporter, whose protein sequence is MSFSFNDFYEANRRIIIWLILISLLWILSDFFGLIFITFVLAFIASPLVRMGQNRFKLPYRLSLTLVYILFLIVVGSFFRYVTPNVIGEANRFLNNFDEVQQKLIELERDVGSKYPGIERSLHGYMRSLLDEHALRMIDNELNVFKKTIYLASDVDPEHVLEEELTEATQEKIRKYFDKEAELLMNFLATKQVEKASEHFPKLINQLYTGIGTVLLALLFSFLILFDNIRLGGLMKSLHDSRLRDFYQETAQPVIRFAYVVGRAIQAQAMIACVNTFLTLIGLMILGIPSVAFLSLIVFVCSFIPVLGVFISTTPMVLVALNTGGLMLALAVVLMITIIHIIEAYGLNPLIYGKHLKLNPVLVLIILLVAYHTAGMWGMVLGVPVAYYFIHDVFGVPLWDARRLGPTPVRAESVSLSDRQD, encoded by the coding sequence ATGTCATTCAGTTTTAACGATTTCTACGAAGCTAACCGCCGTATCATCATCTGGCTGATTCTGATCAGTCTGCTGTGGATACTGAGTGACTTTTTCGGACTGATTTTCATTACTTTTGTACTCGCTTTCATTGCTTCGCCGCTGGTGCGGATGGGGCAGAACCGGTTCAAACTGCCGTATCGGCTGTCACTCACGCTGGTCTATATTCTTTTTCTAATCGTGGTGGGCAGTTTTTTCCGCTATGTGACGCCGAACGTGATCGGTGAAGCGAACCGGTTTTTGAATAACTTCGATGAAGTGCAACAGAAACTAATCGAGCTGGAGCGCGATGTCGGCAGCAAATATCCCGGCATCGAGCGTTCATTGCACGGGTATATGCGCAGTTTGCTCGATGAGCACGCGCTGCGAATGATCGATAACGAACTGAATGTGTTTAAGAAAACGATCTATCTCGCCAGCGATGTCGATCCGGAACATGTGCTCGAGGAAGAACTCACCGAAGCGACGCAGGAAAAAATCCGGAAATACTTCGACAAGGAAGCCGAGCTGCTGATGAATTTTCTGGCGACCAAGCAAGTAGAAAAAGCCAGTGAACATTTTCCCAAGCTGATTAACCAGCTTTATACCGGGATCGGCACGGTGCTGCTGGCGCTGTTGTTCAGTTTCCTGATCCTGTTCGACAATATTCGCCTTGGCGGCTTGATGAAAAGTCTGCACGATTCGCGCTTGCGCGATTTTTATCAGGAAACCGCGCAGCCGGTGATCCGCTTCGCTTACGTGGTCGGCCGTGCGATCCAGGCGCAAGCAATGATCGCCTGTGTTAATACCTTTTTGACATTGATCGGACTGATGATTCTGGGTATTCCATCGGTCGCTTTCCTGTCGTTGATCGTGTTCGTTTGCAGCTTCATTCCGGTACTCGGCGTGTTCATTTCGACGACGCCGATGGTACTGGTTGCGCTGAACACCGGCGGATTGATGCTGGCGCTGGCGGTGGTGCTGATGATCACTATCATTCATATCATCGAAGCCTACGGGCTGAACCCGCTGATCTACGGCAAGCATCTGAAACTGAATCCGGTGCTGGTGCTGATTATCCTGCTGGTGGCCTACCATACCGCCGGCATGTGGGGCATGGTGCTCGGCGTGCCGGTGGCGTATTACTTCATTCACGACGTATTCGGCGTGCCGCTGTGGGACGCGCGCCGGCTGGGGCCAACGCCGGTTAGGGCAGAAAGTGTGAGCTTATCTGACCGGCAGGATTGA
- a CDS encoding peptide MFS transporter — MNSTSHPKGLYLLFFTEMWERFSYYGMRAIFTLFMIKALLFDKVYASEIYGSYIGLVYLTPLIGGYVADRYWGNRKSILAGGILMAAGHFCMFLSASNYDDLSVAQPLLFLGLGLLIFGNGFFKPNISTMVGQLYPEGDKRVDAAFTIFYMGINLGAFFAPLVCGGFGDTGNPADFKWGFLAAGIGMIISIASFELLKNRYLVTPGGDGIGLPPQKKAANNNHIAASQPQWPQALLWVCISILLFCGFYFLTGSGIIGSGIFTVSIAGPAAIITDKTLTPIEKQRIAVIYILAFFVIFFWAAFEQAGASLTFFAAEQTDRRFSGFEIPASFFQSINAVLIVVLAPLFAMLWTFLGQRNIEPSSPAKHALGLMFLSTGYLVIAFGVKDLDPTVKVSMMWLFSLYLLHTIGELCLSPIGLAMVVKLAPAKFASLLMGVWFLSLAAASKLAGILSALYPDPASGVTSAFLGFEINSLYEFFMIFVILSGVASLILFTLAKTLQKMMHQEP, encoded by the coding sequence ATGAATTCAACAAGCCATCCGAAAGGTTTGTATCTTTTGTTTTTCACCGAAATGTGGGAACGCTTCAGCTACTACGGCATGCGCGCCATTTTTACCTTGTTCATGATCAAAGCGCTGCTGTTCGACAAAGTATACGCCTCGGAAATTTATGGCAGCTATATCGGTTTGGTTTATCTGACGCCACTGATCGGCGGTTATGTCGCCGATCGTTACTGGGGCAACCGTAAGTCCATCCTAGCCGGAGGCATCTTGATGGCGGCAGGCCATTTCTGCATGTTTCTGTCGGCATCGAATTACGATGATCTGTCTGTCGCACAACCGCTGTTATTCCTCGGATTGGGACTGTTGATTTTCGGCAATGGCTTTTTCAAACCGAACATCTCGACCATGGTCGGACAACTTTATCCCGAGGGCGACAAGCGTGTCGATGCCGCATTTACCATTTTTTACATGGGCATCAACCTCGGCGCATTTTTCGCGCCGTTGGTGTGCGGCGGCTTCGGCGACACCGGCAACCCAGCCGATTTCAAATGGGGCTTTCTCGCCGCGGGTATCGGCATGATCATCAGCATCGCATCGTTTGAGTTGCTCAAGAACCGGTATCTCGTTACGCCCGGCGGCGACGGCATTGGTCTGCCGCCGCAGAAAAAAGCGGCCAACAACAATCACATCGCCGCATCTCAACCGCAGTGGCCGCAAGCACTGCTTTGGGTCTGCATCTCGATTCTATTATTCTGCGGTTTTTATTTCCTGACAGGCTCCGGCATCATTGGATCCGGCATTTTCACCGTCAGCATTGCCGGTCCGGCAGCGATCATTACCGACAAAACGCTGACACCCATCGAAAAGCAACGGATCGCGGTGATTTACATTCTGGCCTTTTTTGTGATCTTTTTCTGGGCAGCCTTCGAACAAGCCGGCGCGTCGCTCACTTTCTTTGCCGCTGAACAAACCGATCGTAGGTTTTCCGGGTTTGAAATACCGGCGAGTTTCTTTCAATCGATCAATGCCGTGCTGATTGTCGTATTGGCGCCTCTGTTTGCCATGCTCTGGACGTTCCTGGGACAACGCAACATCGAACCGTCGTCGCCCGCCAAACATGCACTTGGGCTTATGTTTTTATCCACAGGCTATTTGGTGATCGCTTTCGGCGTGAAAGACCTGGACCCAACCGTCAAAGTCAGTATGATGTGGTTATTCAGCCTGTATCTGTTGCACACCATCGGGGAATTGTGCCTGTCACCGATCGGTTTGGCGATGGTGGTAAAACTGGCGCCAGCCAAGTTTGCATCATTGCTGATGGGCGTGTGGTTTTTATCGCTGGCGGCCGCGAGTAAGCTGGCTGGTATTCTCAGCGCTTTGTATCCCGACCCTGCCTCAGGTGTAACATCCGCTTTTCTAGGCTTTGAAATCAACAGCTTGTACGAATTTTTCATGATCTTCGTGATCTTGTCCGGCGTTGCATCGCTGATTTTGTTCACGCTCGCGAAGACTCTGCAAAAAATGATGCACCAAGAACCGTAG
- a CDS encoding DUF393 domain-containing protein — translation MRGILMLAIYLTKTTGMHKKVYYNSACPICKAGIESQRQHLERCGVDDIEWIDVHTNPKAIAEVNSSLEQVRERLHVKDSDGAINTGIDAFIHLWRQSPKQRWLAKLLQFPVIRQLAQAAYNGFAKLLYRWNRLLKHW, via the coding sequence ATGCGGGGTATACTAATGCTCGCCATCTACCTGACAAAAACAACCGGAATGCACAAAAAAGTGTATTACAACAGCGCCTGTCCGATCTGCAAAGCGGGGATAGAAAGTCAACGTCAACATCTTGAACGATGTGGGGTCGATGATATCGAGTGGATCGATGTACACACCAATCCAAAAGCCATCGCGGAAGTAAACAGTTCGCTGGAACAAGTCCGTGAGCGATTGCACGTTAAAGATAGCGATGGCGCAATCAACACCGGTATCGATGCATTCATTCATCTCTGGCGGCAATCACCCAAACAACGCTGGTTGGCAAAGTTGCTACAATTTCCGGTCATCCGGCAACTTGCTCAAGCGGCTTATAATGGCTTCGCAAAATTGTTATATCGCTGGAACCGGTTATTAAAACATTGGTAA